The Streptomyces sp. NBC_01142 genomic interval GAGCGGTGGTGGAAATCGACGGCTTCGGCGCGACGACGCCTCCGCCGACCCCCTCGGACCCGACGTCTACGCCTACACCGACCCCTCCGGACCCGACGCCGACCCCCTCGGACCCGACCCCCTCGGACCCGACGCCGACGCCCTCGGACGCGTCCACACCACCGCCCTCGGCGAGCTGAGGCGCCGGGGAACATCCAGCTTCGCGTCGCCGGGTCCGCCGCTCGGCGAGACCTTCGAGGTGCGAGGCTGCCCCCTCACCCCACGGGCTGGCCCGCCCGGTGTGGCGTTCCGCTGAGGGAGGGGCCGTGCAGGGTCGTCCCCGCAGGGGATTGGCGGCAGGACCTGGCCCACCTCAACGGGGCCCTGTATGCCGCCGACCCCGAGGAGTCGAGCCCGGAGGGGCCCCGGAACCCGCACCACGCAGGACCCCGCGCCACGGGCTGGTCCGCCCCTGTGTGGCGTTCCGCTGGGGAGGGGCCGTGCAGGGTCGTCCCCGCAGGGGATTGGCGGCAAGACCCGGCCCACCTCAACGGGACCCTGTATGCCGCCGACCCCGAGGAGTCGAGCCCGGAGGGGCCCCGGAACCCGCACCAAACAGGACCCCGCACCACAGGCCCGAGCCGCCCGCGCCCGCACCGGACAGGACCCCGCGCCACAGGCCCGAGCCACGCCCGCCCGCCGGAACGTGGAGGGCTCAGGCGCGTGGGGGGTCCGCCGGGTGGGGGGCCACCAGGGGGAGCTGGGACGACAGACGCGCCTCACACAGCTCCACCAGCACGTCGTACGCCTCCTTGCCCATCAGCTCCGTCAGCTCCGGCCCGTACGTCACGTAGACCGGCTCCCCCGCCCCGTGCGCCGACGTCGCCGACGTGCACCACCAGTGCAGGTCGTGGCCTCCGGCACCCCACCCCCGCCGGTCGTACTCGCCGATCGAGATCTGGAGCACCTTCGTGTCGTCGGGCCGCTCGATCCAGTCGTACGTACGCCTCACCGGCAGCTGCCAGCACACGTCCGGCTTCGTCTCCAGCGGCTCCTTGCCTTCCCGCAGCGCCAGAATGTGCAGCGAGCAGCCCGCCCCGCCCTCGAACCCCGGCCGGTTCTGGAAGATGCAGGAGCCGTTCCAGCGGCGCGTCTGGCGTTCGCCGTCGTCGTTGGTCTGCGTCCAGCCCGACTCCGCGCCCACGTCGTGGAACTGCCACAGCTCAGGGGTGAGGCGGGCCACATGTGACGCCACCCGCTTCTCGTCGTCCTTGTCCGAGAAGTGCGCGCCCAGCGTGCAGCAGCCGTCGTCCGCGCGGCCCGCCTCGATGCCCTGGCAGCCGCTTCCGAAGATGCAGTTCCAGCGCGAGGTCAGCCACGTCAGATCGCAGCGGAAGACCTGTTCGTCGTCGGCGGGGTCCGGGAACTCGACCCACGCTCGGGCGAAGTCCAGACCCTTCTCGTCGTGCTTGATCTTCTTGAGGGGCTTGGCTTTGCCCGGCTTCGCCTTTTTCGTCTTTGGCACGAGTCCAGCGTATGCGCGCCGCCGCAGTAGCGTTCCGTCCATGAGACTCGGAGTCCTCGATGTCGGTTCGAACACGGTTCATCTGCTGGTGGTGGATGCCCACCCCGGCGCGCGACCGCTGCCTGCCCATTCCCACAAGGCGGAGCTGCGCCTCGCCGAGTTGCTCGACGGGGGCGGGGCGATCGGCCCCGAGGGCGTCGACCGGCTCATCGCCGTCATCGACGGCGCCCTGCAGGCCGCCGAGGACAAGGGCTGCGAGGAGGTCCTGCCGTTCGCGACCTCCGCGGTACGGGAGGCCAGCAACGCAGACCAGGTCCTGGCCCGGGTCAAGAGCGAGACCGGCATCGATCTGGCTGTACTGACCGGTGCGGAAGAGGCCCGGCTCACCTTCCTGGCCGCCCGCCGCTGGTTCGGCTGGTCCGCCGGGAAGCTGCTGGGCCTGGACATCGGCGGCGGATCTCTGGAGATCGCGTACGGGATCGACGAGGAGCCGGATGCCGCGGTGTCGCTGCCGCTCGGCGCGGGCCGGCTGACCGCGGCCCTGCTCCCCGGCGACCCGCCGGACCCGCAGCACGTGAAGGCGCTGCGCCGCCATGTGCGGGCAGAAATCGCTCGCACGGTGCATGAGT includes:
- a CDS encoding Ppx/GppA phosphatase family protein, with the translated sequence MRLGVLDVGSNTVHLLVVDAHPGARPLPAHSHKAELRLAELLDGGGAIGPEGVDRLIAVIDGALQAAEDKGCEEVLPFATSAVREASNADQVLARVKSETGIDLAVLTGAEEARLTFLAARRWFGWSAGKLLGLDIGGGSLEIAYGIDEEPDAAVSLPLGAGRLTAALLPGDPPDPQHVKALRRHVRAEIARTVHEFSRFGKPDHIVATSKTFKQLARIAGAARSTEGLYVQRELSRKSLSEWVPKLAGMTAEQRCSLPGVSEGRARQLLAGALVAEAAMDLFGVDELEICPWALREGVILRRLDHLPAAQDPAPARLPHLPSA